In the Candidatus Electrothrix rattekaaiensis genome, one interval contains:
- a CDS encoding lauroyl acyltransferase, giving the protein MNGFWYRVVAWASRIFGSWFFALIARLIAAGYFLFSRNVPESRRFYAALYPEQSKIYHLWCTFQQYQHFTTIHFDRLLLNRSRPVDFTSQGWENLEAVIGKQGGILLMSHLGNWEMAATLLKRQKADLRLLLYMGVKEKEGVERIQKEDLQRSGVTIIGVDQGENAAFSAVEGIRFLQSGGLVSLTGDRLWRHDQRRLRVTFLGHDAFLPEAPFIFALVSGSPLFAFFTFRTEKGYTFSLSDPIAVKAESRQDRATAVSRAAQQYADMLEQVLRQHPFEWYHFERFIH; this is encoded by the coding sequence ATGAACGGTTTTTGGTATAGAGTGGTTGCTTGGGCATCCAGGATCTTCGGCTCTTGGTTTTTCGCCCTTATCGCCCGGCTCATCGCTGCTGGCTATTTCCTCTTTTCCCGAAACGTCCCGGAAAGTCGCCGTTTCTATGCAGCCTTGTATCCAGAACAAAGCAAAATTTATCATCTCTGGTGTACCTTTCAGCAGTACCAGCATTTCACCACCATCCATTTTGACCGGTTGCTGCTGAATAGATCCCGTCCCGTTGATTTCACTTCCCAGGGCTGGGAAAATCTGGAAGCGGTGATCGGGAAACAGGGCGGCATCCTCCTGATGTCCCATCTTGGTAACTGGGAAATGGCGGCCACCCTGCTCAAGCGGCAAAAGGCGGATCTCCGTTTGCTGCTCTATATGGGCGTCAAGGAGAAAGAAGGGGTGGAGCGCATTCAGAAAGAGGACCTGCAACGATCCGGGGTGACCATTATCGGGGTTGATCAGGGAGAAAACGCGGCTTTTTCCGCTGTGGAGGGGATTCGCTTTCTTCAATCTGGTGGGCTGGTGTCCCTGACCGGGGACAGGCTGTGGCGACATGATCAGCGCAGGCTGCGGGTGACCTTTCTCGGCCATGATGCCTTTCTCCCGGAAGCACCGTTTATCTTTGCCCTAGTTTCCGGCTCGCCCTTATTCGCCTTTTTCACCTTCCGCACAGAAAAGGGGTACACCTTTTCCCTGTCCGATCCCATTGCTGTGAAGGCAGAATCCCGGCAGGACAGGGCTACCGCCGTGAGCCGGGCTGCTCAACAGTATGCGGATATGCTGGAGCAGGTCTTACGACAGCACCCCTTTGAATGGTATCATTTTGAGCGTTTTATTCATTGA
- the ricT gene encoding regulatory iron-sulfur-containing complex subunit RicT: MTEIKELQSLEPLFNTTADADHCGEKKYFYRIRFRDQGQEYTALSIEPDLRNGDVVTVEAEQCLEPVTVISRTAGATEPDIKRGFSYKILRRANAEEKKKYEYLPVLEKQAASFCRECIKKHSLSMHLVRAERFFNGSKVIFYFTAENRVDFRELVKDLVQEFRTRVEMRQIGVRHETKMTGGIGACGRELCCTSFLQKFDSVSIKMAKTQDLPLNPAKISGVCNRLLCCLTYEFDNYKSIKREMPRVGRLLNYEGTVYRVVRIFALQGTVLAVSRENGELLMTEEQWRAATPVSRQAPKKGKAKVGKKTGQRKKGKKDETSD, from the coding sequence ATGACGGAAATTAAAGAATTACAATCTCTTGAGCCGCTTTTCAATACTACAGCAGATGCCGATCATTGCGGGGAAAAAAAATATTTTTATCGTATTCGTTTTCGGGATCAAGGGCAGGAATACACTGCCTTGAGCATTGAACCTGACCTGCGCAATGGTGATGTTGTGACAGTGGAGGCAGAGCAGTGTCTGGAGCCGGTGACGGTTATTAGCAGAACAGCAGGCGCAACAGAACCGGATATCAAAAGGGGCTTTTCCTATAAAATCCTTCGGCGTGCAAATGCGGAGGAAAAGAAAAAGTATGAGTATTTGCCGGTCCTGGAAAAACAGGCGGCCTCTTTTTGCCGGGAATGTATAAAAAAGCATTCGTTATCCATGCATCTGGTCCGGGCGGAGCGTTTTTTTAACGGATCCAAGGTGATTTTTTATTTTACTGCGGAAAACCGGGTGGATTTCCGGGAGCTGGTCAAGGATTTGGTGCAGGAATTTCGCACTAGGGTTGAAATGCGCCAGATCGGGGTTCGGCACGAGACCAAGATGACCGGCGGCATAGGGGCTTGTGGTCGGGAGTTATGCTGCACCTCGTTTTTGCAAAAGTTTGATTCCGTGTCCATCAAAATGGCCAAGACCCAGGATCTTCCCTTGAATCCGGCCAAGATTTCCGGGGTCTGCAACCGGCTACTCTGCTGTTTGACCTATGAGTTTGATAACTACAAAAGCATAAAGCGGGAAATGCCCCGTGTCGGTCGTCTGTTGAATTATGAGGGGACTGTCTATCGGGTTGTGCGAATTTTTGCCCTACAAGGCACGGTGCTGGCTGTGTCCCGCGAGAACGGGGAGCTGTTGATGACCGAGGAACAGTGGCGGGCAGCAACACCGGTGAGTCGTCAAGCACCGAAAAAAGGTAAGGCAAAGGTCGGTAAAAAGACTGGTCAGCGAAAAAAGGGAAAAAAGGACGAAACGTCCGATTGA
- a CDS encoding phosphoenolpyruvate carboxykinase domain-containing protein, whose amino-acid sequence MNTDDRQNTRHTQDSSTSVFRLETMKTFLEGLMDKADSSKLMLCSPAVIEPIFNGATRMNPASLFLNTGSEEDMAYIRRQALNHNEEFPLATSGHTYHFDGPKDQGRDTANTKYLAYPDTPISSLQQKIDHRAGLVEVRMIMDDLMVNKEMIVSFISRGPIGSRVADPTLQITDSYYVIHSEYLLYRMIDPKNFSRDVEEKGYLFINYHTAGDLTADHVSAHLEHRRIYMDVERFHSYSVNNQYAGNSIAPKKINHRFANMNNLRHHFGSRLDEHMFITGFDVDGDRVYFAGAYPSGCGKTGTAMTGDALIGDDLAKIFIDKESGEVRAVNPEKGMFGIIEGMNRTDDPETMDVLEREGEEVIFSNLLVHEQKPFWQGCDYDLPETGRNFAGEWTKESGRPMSHKNARFTIPLGALANYDPATENSEGVKLSALVFGGRDYSTMPTIVMAHDWMNTVVHGAIIRSATTATELGSDGSEKRSPFANEAFFPGPLGQYIAHYKAFGENPAIHEDCLPSGFQVNYWLHKNARRELAPGEEDGLLGEKQDTKVWMRIMALMHQGKVENIWTPIGRIPKYRDLKRLFSELINKEYSQEVYTHQFSLYIESLIHRIDTSYEEFAQEKEMPEEFFHTLDTWRRDLRALESTIGPVVTPGQVIEYAAAHML is encoded by the coding sequence ATGAATACTGATGACCGACAGAACACCCGGCACACGCAAGACAGCTCGACAAGCGTTTTCAGACTAGAAACAATGAAAACCTTCCTTGAAGGGTTGATGGACAAGGCTGACTCTTCTAAACTGATGCTGTGCAGTCCGGCTGTCATCGAACCTATCTTCAACGGTGCCACCAGAATGAACCCCGCCTCCCTGTTCCTGAATACCGGTTCAGAAGAAGATATGGCCTATATTAGGCGGCAGGCCCTCAACCATAATGAAGAGTTCCCGCTGGCAACCTCGGGTCACACCTACCATTTCGACGGGCCTAAGGACCAGGGACGCGACACAGCCAATACAAAATACCTCGCATACCCAGATACGCCTATCAGCTCTCTCCAGCAAAAAATCGACCATCGGGCCGGATTGGTTGAGGTTCGCATGATCATGGATGATCTCATGGTTAATAAAGAGATGATTGTCTCATTCATCTCCCGTGGTCCCATCGGCAGCAGGGTTGCAGACCCGACCCTCCAGATCACGGATTCATACTATGTCATCCATAGTGAGTACCTGCTCTATCGCATGATTGACCCGAAGAATTTTTCCCGCGATGTAGAAGAAAAAGGCTACCTCTTTATCAACTACCATACTGCTGGCGACTTGACAGCCGACCATGTTTCCGCCCACCTTGAGCATCGGCGCATCTACATGGATGTGGAGCGTTTCCATTCCTATAGCGTCAACAACCAGTACGCGGGCAATTCCATTGCCCCAAAGAAAATCAATCACCGTTTCGCCAATATGAACAACCTGCGCCACCATTTCGGCAGTCGGTTGGATGAACACATGTTCATCACTGGTTTTGATGTTGATGGCGACAGAGTCTATTTTGCGGGCGCATATCCCAGCGGCTGCGGTAAGACCGGAACCGCAATGACGGGTGATGCCCTGATCGGTGACGATCTTGCCAAGATATTCATTGATAAGGAGAGCGGTGAGGTCCGAGCAGTAAATCCAGAAAAAGGCATGTTCGGGATTATCGAAGGCATGAACCGGACAGATGACCCAGAAACAATGGATGTGCTGGAACGGGAAGGTGAAGAAGTCATTTTTTCCAACCTGCTGGTCCATGAACAAAAACCGTTTTGGCAGGGCTGCGATTATGATTTGCCGGAAACAGGGCGTAATTTTGCTGGCGAATGGACAAAAGAGTCTGGTCGCCCCATGTCCCATAAAAACGCCCGCTTTACCATCCCCCTGGGGGCCTTGGCCAATTATGACCCGGCTACGGAAAATTCTGAAGGGGTCAAGCTGAGTGCCCTCGTTTTTGGAGGTCGAGATTACAGCACCATGCCCACCATTGTCATGGCCCATGACTGGATGAACACGGTTGTGCATGGAGCGATTATCCGCTCAGCCACCACAGCGACAGAACTCGGTAGCGATGGTAGTGAAAAACGCTCGCCCTTTGCCAACGAGGCATTCTTTCCCGGCCCTCTGGGACAATACATTGCCCATTATAAAGCCTTCGGAGAAAATCCTGCTATTCATGAAGACTGCCTCCCCAGCGGTTTTCAGGTCAATTACTGGCTGCATAAAAATGCCCGCCGCGAACTCGCCCCCGGAGAAGAAGACGGTCTCCTGGGAGAAAAACAAGACACCAAGGTCTGGATGCGGATCATGGCCCTGATGCATCAGGGCAAGGTGGAAAATATCTGGACCCCCATCGGTCGTATCCCCAAATACCGTGACCTGAAACGGCTCTTCAGCGAGCTGATTAACAAGGAATACAGTCAGGAGGTCTACACCCACCAGTTCTCCCTGTACATTGAAAGCCTTATCCATCGGATAGACACATCCTACGAGGAGTTCGCCCAAGAAAAGGAAATGCCGGAAGAATTTTTCCACACCCTTGATACCTGGAGACGAGACCTCCGCGCCCTAGAATCTACTATCGGACCTGTGGTCACTCCGGGGCAGGTGATTGAATATGCGGCTGCGCATATGCTTTGA
- the holB gene encoding DNA polymerase III subunit delta', whose product MPFSSIIGQPKAVNLLTRALNGNRLAHGYLFVGPGGVGKTTTAHALAAHLFCQTAEVSSPCGYCSGCIKVRSGNHPDLLTIRPEGAGIKIQQIRELKKSLSFPPFEAELRIVIIEDTQTMKREAGNSLLKILEEPPPNNLLLLVAADSEPLLDTIVSRCQVIPFMALPAEQAVAIIQRNHPEFGTEEAETLAKLTGGCPGQAGILYNDEVLLLHKECIQALSAKNGTQAELLEQALYLAGRLAELKDGLDQLFDLLALSLKENMIALLSENKQTDPDVPSVARGGAREHWNLQRLSAMVDAVDAARRQLARNCNRALVCEVLLLELFA is encoded by the coding sequence ATGCCTTTTTCGTCAATTATCGGCCAGCCCAAGGCGGTCAACCTGCTCACCCGTGCCCTTAACGGCAATCGTCTGGCGCATGGGTATCTCTTTGTCGGCCCTGGAGGGGTCGGCAAAACCACAACAGCCCACGCCTTGGCAGCGCACCTTTTTTGTCAGACAGCGGAGGTTAGCTCCCCCTGCGGCTATTGCAGTGGCTGTATCAAGGTGCGCTCTGGCAATCATCCTGACCTGTTGACCATCAGACCTGAAGGAGCTGGGATCAAGATCCAGCAAATCCGTGAACTGAAAAAAAGCCTTTCCTTCCCCCCCTTTGAAGCGGAGCTGCGGATCGTCATTATTGAAGATACGCAGACCATGAAGCGGGAAGCAGGGAACAGTCTGCTCAAGATCCTGGAAGAACCTCCTCCCAATAATCTCCTGCTGCTGGTAGCGGCAGACTCTGAGCCTCTTCTGGACACCATCGTCTCAAGATGCCAAGTCATTCCTTTTATGGCCTTGCCCGCAGAGCAGGCAGTTGCGATTATTCAGCGAAATCATCCCGAGTTTGGTACAGAAGAGGCCGAGACTCTGGCCAAGCTGACCGGAGGATGCCCGGGGCAGGCCGGAATCCTGTATAATGATGAGGTCTTGCTTCTGCACAAGGAATGTATTCAGGCCCTGTCAGCGAAGAATGGAACCCAGGCCGAATTGCTGGAGCAGGCCCTTTATCTGGCCGGTCGTCTTGCCGAACTCAAGGACGGGCTGGATCAGCTCTTTGATCTCCTTGCCCTCTCTTTGAAAGAAAATATGATTGCCCTACTCAGTGAAAACAAACAGACTGATCCAGATGTCCCCTCAGTAGCACGAGGGGGAGCAAGAGAGCACTGGAATTTGCAGCGTCTTTCTGCTATGGTGGACGCTGTTGATGCCGCTCGTCGTCAACTGGCGAGGAATTGTAACCGGGCCTTGGTTTGCGAGGTTTTGCTGCTGGAACTCTTTGCATAA
- a CDS encoding molybdopterin molybdotransferase MoeA, with protein sequence MPPSISLNAPLPQEMMKDNSPSLTYSLQEAHAAIAAKLSPLAQEQVPLAQALGRINAVSIFADRPKPSYNQSTRDGFALAEQPHSVDELSAEFQLNGEVAAGCLEQQRIQPGQAYRIMTGAMLPSGAVRVMPFEICQEKGSRLTIARKELRRKQLYIRSQGKDIRQGQELVAAGTRLGPDHLLLLAENGSQQVRVYRRPGVAVICTGSELIKSGEKLLPGQKISSNGVLLTALLQQEHCRLVQSVTVGDDANMIITCIRQVLARDKPDLLISTGGMGPGKFDLLEQVVTRLGGKPVYNRLKVRPGKATLFALIENTPLFALPGPPPAVRLLFHELVVPGLHRLQGLPENDIISNGLVDATLTEPVNIRRTGHLALKSAVATLRNGRVQVRPAGKLEPINAIIHLVCKADGNNGRGETEKNQRVKIRLIGPLTPLVA encoded by the coding sequence ATGCCCCCCAGCATCTCACTCAATGCTCCACTACCCCAGGAAATGATGAAGGATAACTCTCCCTCTCTTACGTATTCACTCCAAGAAGCCCATGCAGCCATTGCTGCCAAGCTAAGCCCTTTAGCACAGGAGCAAGTGCCTCTTGCTCAGGCATTGGGGCGCATCAATGCCGTATCCATTTTTGCTGACCGACCTAAACCCTCCTATAACCAATCGACCCGAGATGGTTTTGCTCTTGCCGAACAACCCCATTCCGTTGACGAGTTATCTGCTGAATTCCAGCTGAACGGGGAAGTTGCTGCCGGTTGCCTTGAACAACAGCGGATTCAGCCTGGACAGGCGTATAGAATTATGACCGGAGCCATGCTGCCCTCCGGTGCTGTGCGGGTTATGCCCTTTGAGATCTGTCAGGAAAAAGGCTCGCGGCTGACGATAGCAAGAAAGGAACTGAGACGAAAACAGCTCTATATCCGTTCGCAGGGAAAGGATATCAGGCAGGGGCAGGAACTGGTTGCCGCCGGAACTCGGCTCGGTCCCGACCATCTCCTTCTCTTGGCGGAAAACGGCTCGCAGCAGGTCAGGGTGTATCGACGTCCGGGAGTGGCGGTAATCTGCACTGGTAGCGAACTGATCAAGAGTGGAGAAAAGCTCCTCCCCGGCCAAAAAATATCCAGTAACGGGGTGTTGCTGACTGCCCTGTTACAGCAGGAACATTGCCGTCTTGTACAGTCAGTGACTGTGGGGGATGATGCGAATATGATTATTACCTGTATTCGGCAGGTGCTGGCCCGAGACAAACCGGACCTGCTGATCAGCACGGGCGGTATGGGACCAGGGAAATTTGATCTGCTGGAACAGGTCGTTACCCGTCTTGGCGGAAAACCTGTGTATAATCGACTGAAGGTACGTCCCGGCAAAGCAACGCTATTTGCTCTGATCGAAAACACCCCGCTCTTCGCCCTCCCCGGCCCGCCGCCTGCGGTCCGCCTGCTCTTTCATGAACTTGTTGTTCCGGGGTTGCATCGTCTCCAAGGTTTGCCGGAAAACGACATAATATCCAATGGATTAGTGGATGCCACCCTGACAGAACCGGTGAATATTCGAAGGACCGGGCATCTTGCCCTCAAAAGTGCTGTGGCGACCTTACGCAATGGTCGCGTACAGGTTCGTCCAGCAGGAAAACTTGAGCCGATCAACGCGATCATACATCTTGTTTGCAAGGCAGATGGAAACAACGGGCGTGGCGAAACAGAGAAAAATCAGCGGGTAAAGATTCGGTTGATCGGCCCCCTCACCCCTCTCGTAGCGTGA
- a CDS encoding DUF294 nucleotidyltransferase-like domain-containing protein has product MAADAHSLAPEVVVEFFANIMPFKELDHETLHGMARHVKVDFFPKGTRLFHAHETEISHLLFIQQGGVKSFIIDDEGEVTLKDYRGEGDYIGALSIIRGTKASLDVETVEDTFCFLLPKAVFLDLINTQPGFSQYYLKSFSEKFVGTAYAELRRHKMTRRGDENLYLFSMQVGDIVKQPLRKTSADSTIQQAAQEMAKHRVASLLIHQPGLPDEIIGIITDRDLSCKVLAPGLDYNEPVRCIMSSPVATVLSQSTCFDALLKMMSSSIHHLAVERRGKIIGIITSHDITLIQGISPYSLFKEVGKQQTIVGLYPLSKKIPEMIRNLIKEGAKPGNISRMISILNDHILERLLTLLEEEMGPPPVPYCWLLMGSEGRREQTFKTDQDNAIIYADPKNEQQGRDAEEYFTCFARKAIDHLVECGYPLCPGDIMAVNPKWCQPLSVWRGYFADWVASPDPQEILNATIFFDFRAGFGKAALADELRQQLNELTERQELYLLHLANQCLAGRTPLSFFRNFIVEKNGEHKNKLDIKHQGLTPFVNFARILALRNGVRETNTLARLHVLTQEKILDESLWAKAVDAYEMQMQLRIIHQLNQIEADIQPDNYIAPDELSELEKRMLRDAFEVIDRLHGVLKTMFPTP; this is encoded by the coding sequence ATGGCAGCAGATGCACACTCCTTGGCCCCTGAAGTCGTGGTTGAGTTTTTTGCCAACATCATGCCCTTTAAAGAGCTTGATCATGAAACTCTTCATGGTATGGCGCGGCATGTTAAGGTTGATTTTTTCCCAAAAGGGACGCGGCTCTTTCATGCCCATGAAACAGAAATATCCCATCTTTTGTTTATTCAACAGGGCGGAGTAAAATCCTTTATTATCGACGATGAGGGTGAGGTCACCCTCAAGGATTATCGGGGCGAGGGCGATTATATCGGTGCTCTCAGCATTATCCGGGGGACCAAAGCCAGTCTTGACGTGGAAACCGTTGAGGACACCTTCTGTTTTCTTCTGCCCAAAGCGGTCTTTCTCGACCTGATCAATACCCAGCCCGGTTTCTCCCAGTATTACCTGAAAAGCTTCTCTGAAAAGTTTGTCGGCACAGCCTATGCCGAGCTGCGTCGCCACAAAATGACCCGCCGGGGCGATGAAAATCTTTATCTGTTTTCTATGCAGGTGGGAGATATCGTCAAGCAGCCTCTTCGTAAAACCTCGGCTGACAGCACTATTCAGCAGGCGGCGCAGGAGATGGCAAAACACCGCGTGGCCTCCCTGCTCATTCATCAACCCGGCCTTCCTGACGAGATTATCGGCATTATCACGGACCGTGATTTAAGCTGTAAGGTGCTCGCGCCAGGGCTTGATTATAATGAGCCGGTTCGTTGCATCATGTCCTCACCTGTTGCCACGGTCCTCTCCCAGTCAACCTGTTTTGACGCTCTGCTCAAGATGATGTCCAGCTCCATCCATCATCTTGCTGTTGAACGACGGGGAAAGATCATCGGGATCATCACCTCCCATGATATCACTCTGATTCAGGGAATATCGCCGTATTCTCTGTTTAAGGAGGTCGGCAAGCAGCAAACCATTGTTGGCCTCTATCCCCTGTCGAAAAAAATCCCGGAAATGATCCGTAACCTGATTAAGGAAGGGGCTAAACCGGGCAATATTTCCCGGATGATTTCTATTCTTAATGATCATATCCTAGAGCGGCTACTGACGCTGCTGGAAGAGGAAATGGGGCCTCCTCCGGTTCCGTATTGCTGGCTTCTCATGGGTTCTGAAGGGAGACGGGAGCAGACCTTTAAAACTGATCAGGACAACGCAATTATTTATGCGGACCCAAAAAACGAGCAGCAAGGCAGGGATGCGGAAGAATATTTTACCTGCTTTGCCCGTAAGGCGATAGATCACTTGGTGGAATGCGGTTATCCGCTGTGTCCGGGAGATATCATGGCGGTCAATCCGAAATGGTGCCAACCGCTTTCTGTCTGGAGGGGCTATTTTGCAGACTGGGTCGCTTCGCCTGATCCGCAGGAAATCCTCAATGCTACTATTTTCTTTGATTTTCGGGCCGGATTCGGGAAAGCAGCCTTGGCTGATGAACTGCGTCAGCAGCTGAACGAGCTGACGGAACGGCAGGAGCTGTACCTGCTCCATCTTGCCAACCAATGTCTAGCTGGCAGAACGCCGCTCTCTTTTTTCAGAAACTTCATTGTGGAAAAAAACGGTGAGCATAAGAATAAATTAGATATCAAGCACCAAGGCCTGACCCCCTTTGTTAATTTTGCCCGGATACTGGCTCTCAGGAACGGGGTGCGGGAGACCAATACCCTGGCCCGTCTGCACGTCCTTACGCAGGAAAAAATTCTTGATGAATCCCTCTGGGCCAAGGCTGTTGATGCCTATGAGATGCAAATGCAGCTTCGTATTATCCATCAGCTGAACCAGATAGAAGCTGACATTCAGCCGGATAACTATATTGCCCCGGATGAGCTGTCAGAGCTGGAAAAACGGATGCTCCGAGATGCCTTTGAAGTGATTGACCGGTTGCACGGTGTCTTAAAAACAATGTTTCCCACCCCCTGA
- a CDS encoding alcohol dehydrogenase catalytic domain-containing protein gives METEVVVVHAERAPMKGVADPGPHQIYKNPQVSVEKRTLQELDPDEIRVQMLYAGICGTDVHLAERIPETGYIRSSAPAEIPSEGRVIGHEGVGRILETGANVRHLHAGAIVTFESIIVCHYCDVCRKGHFNQCRNAKLLGLEKDGIFGTTVDIAAMLAHDVTDLVKSDQDLQSAACVEPAGVAYVACQNTHIKGGDSVVIFGAGPIGLFAAIFSKLIFGASSVHIVEPVPFRRQFASKWCDYVYTPKEFFAAPPMGVDVVIEASGYLDNVNKVFRQINANGRIAFLARSGMPLTLDAMDHMITNAIQLIGSRGHLCGAFTDILRLYREGKIPLHEVVTTVLKGPAELADFMQSPDKIFSENCKVLVRLR, from the coding sequence ATGGAAACAGAGGTTGTCGTCGTTCATGCGGAAAGAGCTCCTATGAAGGGCGTTGCCGATCCCGGCCCACATCAGATATATAAAAATCCGCAGGTCTCTGTCGAAAAAAGAACCTTACAGGAGCTGGATCCTGATGAAATCAGGGTGCAGATGCTTTATGCCGGTATCTGCGGCACAGATGTGCATTTAGCGGAACGCATTCCGGAAACCGGATATATTCGAAGTTCGGCCCCTGCTGAAATTCCTTCTGAAGGAAGGGTTATAGGTCATGAAGGGGTCGGTAGGATTTTGGAAACAGGCGCCAATGTCCGTCACCTGCACGCCGGGGCCATTGTTACCTTTGAATCTATCATTGTTTGCCATTACTGCGATGTCTGCCGGAAAGGGCATTTTAACCAGTGCCGCAATGCAAAATTATTAGGCCTGGAAAAAGACGGCATCTTTGGGACAACTGTGGATATCGCAGCCATGCTGGCCCATGATGTCACTGATCTGGTGAAGAGCGATCAGGATCTGCAAAGTGCGGCCTGTGTGGAACCTGCTGGCGTCGCCTATGTGGCCTGTCAGAATACCCATATCAAGGGCGGAGACTCTGTGGTTATCTTCGGAGCCGGGCCTATCGGTTTGTTTGCCGCTATATTCAGCAAGCTGATTTTCGGAGCTTCTTCCGTGCATATTGTTGAGCCGGTGCCTTTTCGGCGGCAATTCGCTAGCAAATGGTGCGATTATGTGTACACACCAAAGGAATTCTTTGCCGCTCCTCCGATGGGCGTTGATGTGGTGATCGAAGCGTCCGGTTACCTGGATAATGTGAATAAGGTTTTTCGTCAGATCAATGCCAACGGTCGCATAGCCTTTCTAGCACGAAGCGGAATGCCACTGACCCTGGATGCTATGGATCATATGATTACGAATGCGATTCAGCTCATCGGCTCCAGAGGTCATCTTTGCGGAGCCTTTACAGATATCCTGCGTCTGTACCGAGAAGGTAAGATACCCTTGCACGAAGTTGTCACCACTGTCTTGAAAGGTCCAGCAGAGTTGGCAGACTTCATGCAAAGTCCGGATAAGATTTTCAGTGAAAACTGCAAGGTTCTTGTCCGACTGAGGTGA
- a CDS encoding type II toxin-antitoxin system prevent-host-death family antitoxin, translating to MATRSQKIGIREAKANLSRYLQSVQQGNEIILTVRNRPVGKIVPIPSEELSLSDRLCRLEEKGLIEPEKLRQENPPSALSLPEGLGLAQGLLQEDRNHG from the coding sequence ATGGCAACAAGATCGCAAAAAATCGGTATTCGGGAAGCAAAGGCAAATCTCAGCAGATACCTGCAAAGTGTTCAGCAGGGCAATGAGATCATCCTGACTGTTCGAAATCGGCCTGTGGGCAAGATTGTCCCCATTCCCTCGGAAGAACTTTCCCTATCCGACCGCCTTTGTCGCTTAGAAGAAAAAGGCCTGATTGAGCCGGAAAAGCTGCGTCAGGAAAATCCCCCCTCGGCTCTGTCTCTTCCAGAAGGACTCGGACTTGCGCAAGGCCTTCTTCAGGAAGACAGAAATCATGGGTGA
- a CDS encoding glycosyltransferase family 2 protein: MPPAIIIPVYNHGRQIGEVVRKAQQLNLPIFVLDDGSTDTTPEVLASLDGIDGMNNGITVLCHAENQGKGAALLTGFKAAAAQGHDWAVSLDGDGQHHPEDAEKLLHAVRGKERCLVIGKRQGMENNADVPWTSRFGRGFSNFWVWAAGGPWLADSQSGFRLYPLPEALHLHVQARRYQFEVEILVKARQQGLAVKEVPIRVVYQPKGVRVSHFQPWLDFLRNSVTFNSLIWKRIFRIFKR, translated from the coding sequence ATGCCCCCCGCCATAATCATCCCAGTCTACAACCACGGCAGACAAATAGGTGAGGTTGTCCGTAAGGCCCAACAGCTTAACCTGCCGATCTTTGTGCTTGATGACGGCTCCACCGACACCACCCCGGAAGTTCTGGCCTCCCTTGACGGAATTGACGGTATGAACAACGGCATTACCGTCCTTTGCCATGCGGAAAACCAGGGCAAAGGAGCTGCTCTCCTCACCGGTTTCAAGGCCGCAGCGGCACAGGGGCATGACTGGGCTGTCAGTCTGGATGGCGACGGCCAGCATCACCCTGAAGACGCGGAAAAGCTGCTGCACGCAGTTCGGGGCAAGGAACGCTGTCTGGTCATCGGTAAACGGCAGGGCATGGAAAACAATGCCGATGTCCCCTGGACCAGCCGCTTTGGCCGGGGTTTTTCCAATTTCTGGGTATGGGCCGCAGGCGGTCCGTGGCTGGCAGACTCCCAATCCGGTTTCCGGCTCTATCCGCTCCCGGAGGCCCTGCACCTGCATGTTCAGGCTCGTCGCTACCAGTTCGAGGTGGAGATCCTGGTTAAGGCCCGACAGCAGGGACTTGCTGTCAAGGAGGTTCCTATCCGGGTTGTTTATCAGCCCAAGGGGGTACGGGTGAGCCATTTTCAGCCCTGGTTGGATTTTCTGCGCAACTCCGTAACCTTCAATAGTTTGATATGGAAAAGAATTTTTAGGATATTCAAACGATGA